The window TACCTCTATCTGGGTGTGAAACTCGGCATCTATCCCTGTCTCATCTTCCTGGGCGTGGGCGCCATGACCGATTTCGGTCCGCTGATCGCCAATCCCAAGAGCTTCCTGCTGGGCGCTGCGGCGCAGATCGGCATCTTCCTCACGTTCATCGGCGCCTATGCGCTGGGCTTCTCGCCCTCGGAGGCCGGTTCGATCGGCATCATCGGCGGCGCGGACGGCCCCACGTCGATCTATCTCACCGCGATCCTCGCGCCCGAACTGTTGGGCCCGATCGCCGTGGCCGCCTACTCCTACATGGCACTCGTGCCGGTGATTCAGCCGCCCATCATGCGCGCGCTGACCACCGAGAAAGAGCGCAAGATCAAGATGCGCCAGCTGCGTCCGGTGTCGAAGACCGAGAAGATCCTCTTCCCGCTGATCATCACCGTCATCATCGCCCTGTTGCTGCCGTCGGCCGCACCGCTGGTGGGCTGTCTGATGCTGGGCAACCTGATGAAGGAGTGCGGCGTGGTGGACCGTCTGTCGAAGACCGTGCAGAACGAGCTGATGAATATCGTCGTGATCTTCCTGGGCCTCACGGTGGGCGCTACGGCCACGGCCGAGGCGTTCCTCAATCCCCGGACGCTCTTCATCCTGCTGCTGGGCGTGATCGCTTTCGGTATGGGTACCGCCGGCGGCGTGCTGCTGGCCAAGCTGATGAACCTCTTCTCGAAGGAGGGGAACAAGATCAACCCGCTGATCGGTTCGGCAGGCGTTTCGGCCGTGCCGATGGCTGCCCGCGTGTCGCAGACCGAGGGTCAGAAGGCCGATCCCTCGAACTTCCTGCTGATGCACGCCATGGGACCCAACGTGGCCGGTGTGGTCGGTTCGGCGGTCGCTGCGGGTATTCTGCTCTCGTTCCTCGGATAACGGAGATCGTTTTTTGTGTAAAAGCCGGATTCGTTTCCGGCTTTTTTTGTTATATTTACGCAAATCATTAATCTCTGTTGCGATGAAACAACTGATTCTGCTGATGGCGGGATTCGCGGCGTTCCACGCAGCTGCCGCCGGGCATTATTCGGCGGCGGCGGCGGATTTCCCGGCCGTCTGTGCGACGGCGGCGGACAGTCTGCCGCCGGTCGATACCCTTGCGAACGAACCCTATCTGCTGGCCGATCCGATGCCCTCGTTCAACGGAAACGGGACGCTCGACTTCTGCCGCTGGGTGCAGGAGCATCTGCGCTATCCCTACGAGGCGGTTGTCTACGGCATCGAAGGGCGTGTGGTGGTGGGTTTCGTCGTCGAGGCGGACGGCAGGGTTTCGAATGCCGAGGTGCTGTCGTCGCCCGATCCGACGCTCTCCGAGGCCGCTCTGAGCGTCGTGCGCCGGTCGCCCCGCTGGGAGCCAGGAAAGTTGAACGGCCAGCCCGTGCGGGTCAGGCTCTCCTTTCCGATTGATTTCAACCTCCAGTTGTCGGGGGTAAAACCTGTTGTCGTTACGATGTTGCCGAAATTTCAGGGCGGCGGACTGATCGACTTCAAGCACTGGGTGCTCCGGAACGTGGAGTTCTCCGACAAGATTTTCTACCGCGGGGACGAAGGATGGGTCGAGGTGTCGTTCTCCGTGAACCGGAAAGGCAAGGTGCGCGAGATCGAGACGACCCGTTTCAGCGATCCGGATTTCGCCTTCCAGATTCAGCGGACGATCGCGTCGTCGCCGCTGTGGACTCCCGCCGACAGCAGCGGCAAGAGGCGTGGCACCGATTTCAAACTGCGTTTCGACCTGTCGTTGCAGCGCGGTCCGAACGGGCTTTATTCCGAGGATATGACGGCCTATACCGACGCCGACAGCCTGCCGCGCTTCTGCGGCGGTTCGCCCGGGATGTTCCGGGAGTGGGTGCGGCGGCAGGTGGACAGTCTGCTGGACCCCGGCGCCACCGTGCCCCGGGTGCGGGTCAACGTGCGCTTCGTTATCGAACCCGACGGCACGATGACCGGTATCCGCGTGAGCGCTCCGAAAGAGCATTCGGGATTCGCCAAACTGGTCCGCATGGCCGTCGATAAAACCCCGCTGTGGACCCCGGCCGTGGCGGGCGGGGAAAAGGTCCGCTTCCGGATTTCGCAGATATTGCTTTTCGGGCAGGAGGAGGAGCTCGGGAAGAATCCCGATTCGCTCGACGTGCTGCCCAAATTCCAGAACGGAGGCTTGCCGGAATTCCGCCGGTGGGTGATGGAGACGGTGAAATTCCCGCGCGAGGCGCTTGAATCGGGCGTCGAAGGGCGCGTGCTGGCTTCGTTCGTCGTCGAGGCCGACGGCTCGGTGGGGTCGGTGCGGATCATCCGCTCGCCCCATCCGGTCCTTTCGCGGGAGGTGGTGCGGGCGCTGGCCGAGTCGCCCCGATGGACCCCCGGCAGCCAGAACGGCGAGCCCGTGCGGGTGAAATATACCGTTCCGGTCGATTTCCGGATTCCGGCGGAGCGGAAAACGGCCTCCGGCCCGGCGCAGGAACGCAATACTACCCGGCGCTGACGGCGCCGACGGTGGCTTGCAAAAGCCGTAACCTCTCTGAAAACGGGACGGTTGCGGCTTTTTTTGCGCCGTTTGCGATTTTGATTTTCATTTGTCTTTGCAGTTCGAAAACTTTTTCGTACCTTTGCGCACCCGCAAAGTGCGGGAAACGGATTACAATAAGTTAAATTAAACGTAAACGAAAGTGGATTCATTAAGCTACAAGACTATCTCGGCCAATGCTTCGACGGTGACCAAAGAGTGGGTCGTCATCGACGCTACGAACGAGGTATTGGGACGTCTTGCATCGCAGGTCGCGAAGATCCTCCGAGGCAAGAACAAGCCCAGCTACACGCCCCACGTCGATTGCGGCGACTACGTCATCGTCATCAACGCGGAGAAGGTGAAGCTCACGGGCAACAAAATGACCGACAAGGTCTACACACGTCACACCGGGTATCCCGGCGGCCAGCGTTTCGCCACCCCCGCCGACTATCTGGCCAAGAAACCGACCTTCCTCATCGAGAAGGCTGTCAAAGGCATGCTGCCCAAGACCCGTCTGGGCGAAAAGCTGCTCACGAACTTGAAGGTGTATGCCGGCGCGGAGCATCCCCATGCCGCACAGAACCCGAAGACCATTAAATTAAACGAGATTAAGTAAGAGTTATGGAAGTTGTAAACACCGTAGGTCGTCGTAAGGCCGCTGTGGCTCGCGTATACGTGAAGCCGGGCAAGGGTCAGATTACAATCAACCGCAAAGCGCTTGAAGTTTACTTCCCGCTCGAAATTCTCCAGTACCAGGTGAAGCAGCCCCTGCTGGCCACCAACACCGTGGAGAATTACGACATCGCCATCAACCTCGATGGCGGCGGCATCACGGGACAGGCTTCGGCAGCTCGTCTGGGCATCGCACGTGCCCTGTGCGAGATCGACGCCGAGATGCGTCCGGTGCTGAAAAAGGCCGGATTCCTCACGCGCGATCCCCGCGAGGTTGAGCGTAAGAAGCCCGGTCAGCCCGGAGCACGCCGCAAGTTCCAGTTCAGCAAGCGTTAATACGCACGACCGGAATTTCGGCAACGCACGGCGACGGTTCTCAAACCACATGGATACTTATTATATATTGGGAATTTTTCATTTTCAATTCTTAATTTTTAATCAGTCTACTATCTGGTTGCTGCGCCGCGGAAAACTCGGGGGACCGGCAAGGCCGCTACCCGCCTGAGTTGATGAAAAGAGAATTAAAATTAAACCAACGAATCGAATTAAAATGTCACGTACAGATTTTAATACATTACTGGAAGCCGGTGCGCACTTTGGTCACCTGAAGCGCAAATGGAACCCCAAAATGGCTCCTTACATCTTCATGGAGAAGAACGGCATCCACATCATCGACCTGCACAAGACCGTGCTGAAGATCGATGAGGCTGCTGCGGCCATCAAGCAGATCGCCAAGAGCGGTCGCCGCGTGCTGTTCGTAGCGACCAAGAAACAAGCCAAGGAAATTGTTGCCGAAAAGGTGGCAGCCGTCGGAATGCCTTACGTCACCGAGCGTTGGGCCGGCGGTATGCTGACAAACTTCCCCACCATACGTAAAGCCGTCAAGAAAATGGCCACCATCGACAAGATGACCACCGACGGCACGTTCGATAATTTCTCCAAGCGCGAGAAACTCCAGATCGCCCGCCAGCGCGCGAAGCTGGAGAAGAACCTCGGTTCGATCGCCGATCTGACGCGTCTTCCGGCTGCCCTGTTCGTCGTTGACGTACAGAAAGAGGCCAACGCCGTGAAGGAGGCCAAACGCCTCAGCATCCCCGTATTTGCAATGGTAGACACTTGTTGTGATCCGACCGACATTGATTACGTTATCCCTGCAAATGACGATGCTACGAAGTCGATC of the Alistipes senegalensis JC50 genome contains:
- the rpsB gene encoding 30S ribosomal protein S2 encodes the protein MSRTDFNTLLEAGAHFGHLKRKWNPKMAPYIFMEKNGIHIIDLHKTVLKIDEAAAAIKQIAKSGRRVLFVATKKQAKEIVAEKVAAVGMPYVTERWAGGMLTNFPTIRKAVKKMATIDKMTTDGTFDNFSKREKLQIARQRAKLEKNLGSIADLTRLPAALFVVDVQKEANAVKEAKRLSIPVFAMVDTCCDPTDIDYVIPANDDATKSIAVVLEAMCAAIAEGTEERKLEKEKEAQEAEAEGAAIKKEGKPRIKKAVKASVDAEEAAVAEVVAAVETPFEEPAAAPAEEAAEAVAEEKAE
- the rpsI gene encoding 30S ribosomal protein S9, translating into MEVVNTVGRRKAAVARVYVKPGKGQITINRKALEVYFPLEILQYQVKQPLLATNTVENYDIAINLDGGGITGQASAARLGIARALCEIDAEMRPVLKKAGFLTRDPREVERKKPGQPGARRKFQFSKR
- a CDS encoding sodium ion-translocating decarboxylase subunit beta, whose protein sequence is MWSALTSSSNFVLESLETFVESTGIAGLLANMGWGSLVMICVAFFLLYLAIKHKFEPLLLLTIAFGMLLTNLPGANLYHTELFAGGHVHWDIFVANAGLLDYLYLGVKLGIYPCLIFLGVGAMTDFGPLIANPKSFLLGAAAQIGIFLTFIGAYALGFSPSEAGSIGIIGGADGPTSIYLTAILAPELLGPIAVAAYSYMALVPVIQPPIMRALTTEKERKIKMRQLRPVSKTEKILFPLIITVIIALLLPSAAPLVGCLMLGNLMKECGVVDRLSKTVQNELMNIVVIFLGLTVGATATAEAFLNPRTLFILLLGVIAFGMGTAGGVLLAKLMNLFSKEGNKINPLIGSAGVSAVPMAARVSQTEGQKADPSNFLLMHAMGPNVAGVVGSAVAAGILLSFLG
- a CDS encoding TonB family protein yields the protein MKQLILLMAGFAAFHAAAAGHYSAAAADFPAVCATAADSLPPVDTLANEPYLLADPMPSFNGNGTLDFCRWVQEHLRYPYEAVVYGIEGRVVVGFVVEADGRVSNAEVLSSPDPTLSEAALSVVRRSPRWEPGKLNGQPVRVRLSFPIDFNLQLSGVKPVVVTMLPKFQGGGLIDFKHWVLRNVEFSDKIFYRGDEGWVEVSFSVNRKGKVREIETTRFSDPDFAFQIQRTIASSPLWTPADSSGKRRGTDFKLRFDLSLQRGPNGLYSEDMTAYTDADSLPRFCGGSPGMFREWVRRQVDSLLDPGATVPRVRVNVRFVIEPDGTMTGIRVSAPKEHSGFAKLVRMAVDKTPLWTPAVAGGEKVRFRISQILLFGQEEELGKNPDSLDVLPKFQNGGLPEFRRWVMETVKFPREALESGVEGRVLASFVVEADGSVGSVRIIRSPHPVLSREVVRALAESPRWTPGSQNGEPVRVKYTVPVDFRIPAERKTASGPAQERNTTRR
- the rplM gene encoding 50S ribosomal protein L13, whose translation is MDSLSYKTISANASTVTKEWVVIDATNEVLGRLASQVAKILRGKNKPSYTPHVDCGDYVIVINAEKVKLTGNKMTDKVYTRHTGYPGGQRFATPADYLAKKPTFLIEKAVKGMLPKTRLGEKLLTNLKVYAGAEHPHAAQNPKTIKLNEIK